TCCCCTTTCCCAAAGCTCTCACCTCTCACTGGCAGATGCATTGTGGGTGGAACGCAGACTGAACTCTCGTCACCCGCTCAGTTAAATATATTCAGTGATGGTAAAAATAATTCCTCCTCCCCAAGCAAACCTAAAGCACTGACCTGGTGTTCTCTATGTGCTGGGGAGGATCCTGCCCTGGCCTCATTGGTAGGGAACATGGTCGGGTTCAGACAGGATAGGTCAATCCATCAGTATGAGTAGTGAGGCTTGCTCCCCATCAcaactctcttcctctatctctccctccctttctccctctttctcatgctctggctctctctctctctcgttcactctgtctctcttgctcactccctctctctttctctcaatcgctctctctgtctctcttgtttgctccctctctcacactctctctctctcccgcctccATCCAGGCTATGGCTCGTTGATCCAGTTCTACCCCGGCGGTGGCCCCACACGGGCGGGCATGGAGAGCTTCGGCTTCCCCCCGCACTTCCACCAGACGCTGCACGAGTTCCCCCTCTGCAAGGTTAACGCCTTGCTGGCCGGCAACCTGGAGGCTGAGGGGAGCCCTGACGCTGCGGTGGATCCCCAGGAGCAGGCCCCCGATGGGGCAGAGGGAGATGGTGAGGCCTCCAAGGAGACCCAAGagatggaggtcagagagggaGACGCAGAGGATGACGACtccaaggagaaggagagacaggagaggcgCAGAGAGAAGAAGGTAAAATGATGCTGCCAGTTCTCTCTCAGTACAGGGCCCCATTCGTcgtaagggttgaagctaagttaatcaattgtccttttagaccgttaacattagcgagctgattgagaacagcaaatatcggttcgtcaacggctcatccgcctccaaatcatgtggttcatttcaaccaggctaaacttatcagggaaattgcgcgtgcacgtcctacttcaaaaggcaggaaaggtcgatcaccaaaacaatgatttactaacggtataatggttctaaactcaaagaaaagggctctttttttctccgctggcgagcaggagatgaacatgaacgcttatgaagaatacaagtccataatcatggcaaaattcaacaccgccacccctgtgagagcaaggtgtgttgggatgtttatagggtgatatctacgGCAAGTGTGCACTAGTACAGAAGATACCGCTACCGGTTCGTAACTgtaaggttgctagttcgaatcccctcacctccttcctcggtgtagttttacatttccttgtaagtcgctttgaataaaagcgtctgttaaatgactaaatgtattaataacaaatgcaataaattgaagcagtgaaaataaattgtctgtatttctctctattcttatcatgagtccaccttaatcattttctacaataatgatatgctatggtgtactaataacgctcatataattatgagtgctttgttctccgcatcaccgacactacagaaatgtaccactcgcaaaaaagcgcaagacagtcaatgttcgactgtgttgtttgcaataaatgactcgagaaggtcttgtaaattaattattccttgtcggctgaatcggtagcgctcatacaagaactcatcataatggaataatggatcttggcgatcgcaaagaactctctccctacgctaatctaactatctaatatcagtccttggtcaatgggatccctcctttttccgggggtgtggcaagcttatccagctacacttaagttagcctgcgctggagcaggttagtgctaattgatatgttactgtGGTGATtaatcgaaagttgcttccgcAAACCAAAAAGAGAGGccttttttatcttagcctgaaaattagcttgctaaaccgcttagcgagctacgacgaataccccccaggtctgTGACACATGGCTGTCAGTGGCGCTGCGTGTTCAACAGGGTACTTCctggagtgtttttttgttttgtcttaaaGTCCCCATCCATGCACCTGGAACTATGAATGGTCAatggtgtatttcattttttttaatctttttgttaAACACAGAACGGACAGCTTGAAGCTTTTAATGTTTATGTCCACGTCAAagaatgcagtttgtgttttgtatgtgtttgttgtgtttatttatttacttgtttgtttgattgtttgttgtcCAGGTTCAGGAGACGAAGGTGaagaatgaggagaggaggaagaaactGGTTGCCACTGCAGCACTACTGGAGGGGGGGAACGCAGACGGGTGAGTTTTCTTTTCTGACCCTCTCTctactcgtcctctctctctctactcgtcctctctctctctcctcatcctctctctctcctcatcctctctctctctctactcgtcctctctctctactcgtcctctctctctactcatcctctttctttctctctctctctctatctctactcatcctctctagctctctattcgtcctctctctctactggtcCTCTctagccctttctctctctactcgtcctgtctcgctctctgtctctctactcgttctctctagttctctctGTTCATATCTCCAGTTCTTTCTCTGAACCTCTGGATCAAGTACTAAGGTGATTGTGGCATTCCAGCCTGAAAGTCTTTTGCAAGTAGTCTGATAGCCGCTGGGAGGAAGCTGTTGTGGAAGCGCTTCCTGTTTGTTCTGATGCACTCTAGTCGGTGGCATGGGTGCTGTAGGGATGTTCTCTGTTCTTTTGCTGTGATaaatggtttcttttttttacccctcgcccttccccctcctcctcttcctccagtcTGGTGATTGCGAGCCGCTTCGACCCCTGctcagtgctgctgtgtctgAAGAGGTTCCTGGCCCCTTCCAGGCCATTTGTCGTCTATTGCCAATACAGAGAGGTACGGCTTGGGGAATTTTAGAACTTCAGAACTCTAGATCCAGCTCCAGAGCTCTGTTACCATTCCAGAACACTAAATCCAGCTCCAGAAGTCTAGGTCCAGCTCCAGAGCTCTGTTATCATTCCGGAACTTTAGATCCAGCTCCAGAGCTCTGTTACCATTCCAGAACGCTAGATCCAGCTCCAGAGCTCTGTTACCATTCCAGAAGTCTAGATCCAGCTCCATAAGTCTAGATCCAGCTCCAGAGCTCGTCACCATTCCAGAAGCTTGGCCCAGTGCTTTCACTTTCTATAAAGACTTACATTTGCACTGTAGTTTCAGAAATGTGCTTCCAAGTGCCCTAAGTGATTTGTTTGGcttgtttaaaacaaaaaaaaaggaatggaaAGATTTTTGACTTACTAATCTTTGGGTTTTATAAATCATAatgtcttctgtttttttttttttcctcccctttttctctctcagcctctgatTGAGTGTTACAATAAGCTAAGAGAACAGGGTGGAGCAATCAGCATGCGTTTGACGGACAGCTGGCTCAGGCACTACCAGGTGATTCCCCCCTACTCATGCCCAGCCAATTAAAATCAAGACCTCATTCTTATTACTTAAGCACAATAACTATAGGCCAGGATTAGGCTCTTATAGGCTACTGGAATTTGCAGTATGATTCTAAATGGACCTGTGTGTTGCATTACATTATTTGTTTAAAAGAAGGAAAACCAGTTGACTTTGGGTTTGAAGTTTAGAATTTTCCAAATAGTCTTTCTTGTGAAAAATAATCAGAAATGTCCTTAAAATCCaattattttacacacacacacacacacacacacacacacacacagtctgacttctccttgtctgtcctGTGCAGGTGTTGCCCAACCGGACACACCCGGTCCTCCTCatgagtgggggagggggctatGTTCTCACAGGGACCACTGTTGCTACGGAGACAGCCAAAGCCACGCAGGCGAAGGAGGAGGAGCCGGCCTCCAAGAGGATCCGCCTGGAGGAAGTGGACAGCGTGAGCAGCAGCAACCCCGCCTAGCGCCGCAATCTCATTGGACAGATGTTCTCAAGCAGTCGCAGACTAAGAACCGGACTTCCAGTCTGGTGGTACCCTTCCTACGAAAGGAACGGGACCTGGATGGGACGCACCACTTCTGTTTATTTTAATGCCACAGGCCTTGTCTGCGAAGAGcgcttttattttgttttcttatcTCGTCTCCCACAGTGTACTGCGGCATGTGGATTGAGGACTATTTATGTTTGTTAGACAGGAAGTGCCCTGCTGAAGCTGAACTACTTGCTTGTTTGGGTTCACCCACTGGGTGCACTGCCTGCTTGTACAGGACTTTGAATAAAACAgattataaaaacaaaaaactagtAATTTTCCACCTTCTTTTTCTGGAGCTGCCACTTGATGTATGGGGTCTACTGAACACATTGGCCATTCGTTTGATTCTCTTGTGTCCACAATTAGCTAGTTTATATATTTTGTTAGACTATGTTACAGTGCGCTTCTAATAATATCAATatctatttcaaatacatattaTACAATAAACGCACTCCTTGTTTATTTTGTTACAGGTTACACATGGCCCTTTAGGAACTCCGGTAATGTGGGGAAACATAAAGCAGTAGAAATGAAGAGCCTTGCTG
Above is a genomic segment from Clupea harengus chromosome 15, Ch_v2.0.2, whole genome shotgun sequence containing:
- the trmt6 gene encoding tRNA (adenine(58)-N(1))-methyltransferase non-catalytic subunit TRM6 is translated as MADNGDDKDAAYRICDGDYVVLKRGDIYKAAQIQAKRKVVFEKQWFFLDKSVGELYGTTFEIQAGGALKPHAAKQVVGVADKDGKEVGTDNRNISDDGKSQKLTRDDIETLKEQGLKGQEIVQQLIDNSATFKNKTAFAQEKYIKKKKKKYDNSVTVLKPSTRILAMMYHGREPGKICHLRYDTLAQMLTLGNIHAGSKILVFETCAGLVLGAVMERMGGYGSLIQFYPGGGPTRAGMESFGFPPHFHQTLHEFPLCKVNALLAGNLEAEGSPDAAVDPQEQAPDGAEGDGEASKETQEMEVREGDAEDDDSKEKERQERRREKKVQETKVKNEERRKKLVATAALLEGGNADGLVIASRFDPCSVLLCLKRFLAPSRPFVVYCQYREPLIECYNKLREQGGAISMRLTDSWLRHYQVLPNRTHPVLLMSGGGGYVLTGTTVATETAKATQAKEEEPASKRIRLEEVDSVSSSNPA